Proteins from a single region of Rhodovibrio salinarum DSM 9154:
- a CDS encoding OmpA family protein produces the protein MTGVNAGSGYVGQVVRLAAVLVVGGLLTACSDTWDTVSRPLDPLPPADPQEIEAPQQGAGDYPSLSSVPEAPPRRPSGKQERDQIRNSLSSDRANARYSDELRTGEGIQQRASDTPGSEDSAPAAAPEQPEVADQMPSDTAGTASGTSRDGRREMPARPVQSAMQPESPASDRETSDGTASERASPERAPDVPQMQPSEQGEPIEVPSQPSFDESDAGAATRGSSAGQVRSSRAPQQPVSVRRVASTSAQPTMVGPEVGQSRTLSREDAGGQTMVDGGRRVAVIYFRHGAVSLNGNDRQVLREVADLYERLGRELRVVGHASSRTATKDPFAHRMANFDTSISRAQVVVDELVSMGVRRDDIQLEARGDSEPVYHEFMPTGEAGNRRAEIFLQG, from the coding sequence ATGACCGGTGTGAACGCGGGATCTGGATATGTCGGACAGGTGGTCCGACTGGCTGCTGTCCTGGTAGTCGGCGGCTTGCTGACGGCCTGCAGCGATACCTGGGACACGGTGTCTCGGCCGCTCGACCCGTTGCCGCCGGCCGACCCCCAGGAGATCGAGGCACCGCAACAGGGGGCCGGGGACTATCCCAGTCTGTCCAGCGTGCCCGAGGCACCGCCACGCCGCCCGAGCGGTAAGCAAGAACGCGACCAGATCCGGAACTCCCTATCCTCCGACCGGGCGAACGCGCGCTACAGTGACGAGCTCAGGACCGGGGAGGGCATCCAGCAACGCGCGTCCGACACCCCCGGTTCCGAAGACAGCGCACCAGCCGCAGCCCCGGAACAACCCGAGGTCGCGGACCAGATGCCGTCCGATACGGCCGGCACGGCTTCCGGCACGTCTCGCGATGGTCGCCGGGAGATGCCCGCTCGGCCGGTGCAGTCGGCCATGCAACCGGAAAGTCCTGCGTCCGACCGTGAGACGTCCGATGGTACGGCATCCGAGAGGGCATCACCCGAGCGTGCGCCGGACGTACCGCAGATGCAGCCGAGCGAGCAGGGCGAACCAATCGAGGTGCCGTCCCAGCCGAGCTTCGATGAGAGCGATGCAGGCGCTGCGACGCGCGGTTCGTCGGCGGGACAGGTGCGCAGCAGCAGGGCCCCGCAGCAGCCGGTTAGTGTTCGGCGTGTTGCCTCGACCTCAGCGCAGCCGACGATGGTCGGGCCAGAGGTTGGGCAGTCGCGCACACTCAGCCGAGAGGACGCAGGTGGCCAGACGATGGTCGATGGCGGTCGCCGGGTAGCTGTGATCTATTTCAGACATGGGGCGGTCAGCCTAAACGGCAACGATCGGCAGGTGCTGCGGGAGGTGGCGGACCTCTACGAACGCCTCGGGCGCGAGTTGCGCGTGGTTGGCCATGCCAGCAGCCGCACGGCCACAAAGGACCCGTTTGCCCATCGCATGGCCAATTTCGATACCTCGATATCGCGGGCGCAGGTTGTCGTGGACGAGTTGGTATCGATGGGCGTGCGGCGCGACGATATTCAACTGGAGGCCCGCGGCGACAGCGAGCCCGTCTACCACGAGTTCATGCCGACCGGAGAAGCGGGCAACCGCCGGGCGGAGATCTTCCTGCAGGGCTAA
- a CDS encoding PHA/PHB synthase family protein: protein MAEQQGQGDGEDVKLPDPVELSQTMQRIAEQSQKLVGDFMERQELTHPNATFDPTHIASAFYEVTTRMMSDPAKLVQAQMNLWQDYMRLWQTTASRMLGAEESEPVAEPEKGDRRFKDPAWHDNQVFDFIKQSYLLTARWMQSTVHDVEGVDEHTAKKVDFYTRQFVDALAPSNFVMTNPQVLRTTLETGGENLLKGLEHLLEDMERGKISQTDFDAFEVGRNLAVTPGKVIYQNDLMQLIQYSPTTEQVYKTPLMIMPPWINKFYILDLREKNSFVKWAVDQGFTVFMISWVNPDEKLAQKSFEDYMTEGPLTALDVIEQVTGEKQVNAIGYCLGGTLLSCTLSYLAQTKQKNRVKAATFFTTMVDFSEAGELEVFIDEEQLSSLEEMMASKGYLEGNSMNQTFNLLRANDLIWSFVINNYLLGKEPFPFDLLYWNSDSTRMPAAMHSFYLRRMYQENKLLEPGGIELKGVPIDLGKIDHPTFALATKEDHIAPWKSGYALTRAISGPVKFVLAASGHIAGVVNPPAANKYNYWLNSRNPKDPDSWFQNAKKVDGSWWPEWHKWMEQKGGKEKVEAREPGGGVLTPIEDAPGSYVKVKAKA from the coding sequence ATGGCAGAGCAACAGGGCCAGGGCGACGGCGAGGACGTGAAACTCCCCGACCCGGTCGAACTGTCACAGACCATGCAGAGAATCGCCGAGCAGAGCCAGAAGCTGGTCGGCGATTTCATGGAACGCCAGGAGCTTACGCATCCCAACGCGACGTTCGATCCGACCCACATCGCCAGCGCCTTCTACGAAGTCACCACCCGGATGATGAGCGATCCGGCAAAGCTGGTACAGGCGCAGATGAACCTCTGGCAAGACTACATGCGGCTCTGGCAGACGACCGCCAGCCGCATGCTGGGCGCCGAGGAGTCCGAACCGGTCGCCGAGCCGGAAAAAGGCGACCGACGTTTCAAGGATCCAGCCTGGCACGACAATCAGGTGTTCGACTTCATCAAGCAGTCCTACCTGCTGACCGCACGGTGGATGCAGTCGACCGTGCACGACGTCGAGGGGGTGGACGAGCACACCGCCAAGAAGGTCGACTTCTACACCCGCCAATTCGTCGATGCGCTGGCGCCCTCCAACTTCGTCATGACCAACCCGCAGGTGCTGCGTACGACGCTGGAGACCGGCGGGGAAAACCTGCTGAAGGGTCTTGAGCATCTGCTCGAAGACATGGAGCGCGGCAAGATCAGCCAGACCGACTTCGACGCCTTCGAGGTCGGGAGGAACCTGGCGGTGACGCCAGGCAAGGTCATCTATCAAAACGACCTGATGCAGCTGATCCAGTACAGCCCGACCACCGAGCAGGTCTACAAGACCCCGCTGATGATCATGCCGCCCTGGATCAACAAGTTCTACATCCTGGACCTGCGGGAAAAGAACTCGTTCGTAAAGTGGGCGGTCGACCAGGGCTTCACGGTGTTCATGATCTCCTGGGTGAACCCGGACGAGAAGCTCGCCCAGAAGTCGTTCGAAGACTACATGACCGAAGGCCCTCTGACCGCCCTGGACGTGATCGAGCAGGTCACCGGCGAGAAGCAGGTCAACGCGATCGGCTACTGCCTGGGCGGCACGCTGCTGTCCTGCACCCTCTCCTACCTGGCGCAGACCAAGCAGAAGAACCGGGTGAAGGCGGCGACCTTCTTCACCACCATGGTCGACTTCTCCGAGGCTGGCGAGCTGGAGGTGTTCATCGACGAGGAACAGTTGTCCTCGCTGGAAGAGATGATGGCCTCGAAGGGCTATCTCGAGGGCAACTCGATGAACCAGACGTTCAACCTGCTGCGCGCCAACGACCTGATCTGGTCGTTCGTGATCAACAACTACCTGCTTGGTAAAGAGCCGTTCCCATTCGACCTGCTGTATTGGAACAGCGATTCCACCCGGATGCCGGCGGCCATGCACAGCTTCTACCTGCGCCGCATGTACCAGGAGAACAAACTGCTGGAGCCAGGCGGCATCGAACTCAAGGGCGTGCCGATCGATCTCGGCAAGATCGATCACCCAACCTTTGCGCTCGCCACCAAGGAAGACCACATCGCGCCGTGGAAGTCGGGCTATGCCCTGACCCGGGCGATCAGCGGACCGGTCAAGTTCGTGCTGGCCGCAAGCGGCCACATCGCCGGCGTCGTCAACCCGCCGGCGGCGAACAAGTACAACTACTGGCTCAACAGCCGGAACCCGAAAGACCCGGATAGCTGGTTCCAGAACGCCAAGAAGGTCGACGGCTCCTGGTGGCCCGAGTGGCACAAGTGGATGGAGCAGAAGGGCGGCAAGGAAAAGGTCGAGGCGCGTGAACCCGGCGGCGGCGTCCTGACCCCGATCGAAGACGCGCCTGGCTCCTACGTGAAGGTGAAAGCAAAAGCGTAG
- a CDS encoding alpha/beta fold hydrolase has product MITDVPPRLDRMLGLSQHGFHTIALAEWGTADKHDVAVCVHGLTRNGRDFDVLGEALSRTHRVLCPDVVGRGGSDWLPNEDAYGYPQYMSDMAAVIARGHAAAVDWIGTSMGGLIGMMLAAQPRSPIRRLVINDVGPFVPKAALKRLADYVGADPHFADFEAGLAYIKRVHAPFGDLSDAQWRHLASHSLRPDDQEGGYRLAYDPKIGAPFRDPAQIEDVDLWQLWDTIQCPVLVLRGAESDLLLPKTAQEMTQRGPQAELIEIPNCGHAPALMDDDQIGAITDWFARTGRTRP; this is encoded by the coding sequence ATGATCACCGATGTCCCGCCGCGTCTGGATCGGATGCTCGGGCTGTCGCAGCACGGTTTCCACACCATCGCCCTTGCCGAATGGGGCACGGCCGACAAGCACGATGTTGCGGTGTGTGTCCACGGCCTGACCCGCAATGGGCGCGACTTTGACGTGCTGGGCGAGGCTTTGAGCCGGACTCACCGGGTGTTGTGTCCGGATGTGGTCGGGCGGGGCGGTAGCGACTGGCTGCCGAACGAGGATGCCTACGGCTACCCACAGTACATGTCGGATATGGCGGCCGTGATCGCCCGTGGTCATGCCGCCGCTGTCGACTGGATCGGCACCTCGATGGGCGGACTGATCGGAATGATGCTGGCCGCACAGCCACGAAGCCCGATCCGCCGGCTGGTCATCAACGATGTCGGTCCGTTCGTGCCCAAGGCGGCGCTCAAGCGGTTGGCGGACTACGTTGGTGCCGATCCGCACTTCGCCGATTTCGAGGCGGGGCTCGCCTACATCAAGCGTGTGCACGCGCCGTTCGGCGACCTCAGCGACGCGCAATGGCGGCATCTGGCCAGCCACTCCCTGCGCCCCGACGACCAGGAGGGGGGCTACCGGCTGGCCTACGATCCCAAGATTGGCGCGCCATTCCGCGATCCCGCGCAGATCGAAGACGTCGACCTCTGGCAGCTGTGGGATACCATCCAGTGTCCGGTGCTGGTGTTACGCGGCGCGGAAAGTGACCTGCTGCTGCCGAAGACGGCGCAGGAAATGACCCAGCGCGGGCCCCAAGCCGAGCTGATCGAGATTCCGAACTGCGGCCACGCCCCCGCGTTGATGGACGATGATCAGATCGGTGCGATCACGGACTGGTTCGCGCGCACAGGACGGACGCGTCCGTAG
- a CDS encoding alpha/beta fold hydrolase: MRELTLAQRFNSDQGQIAYDRFGDGPDVVLVHGTPFRGLIWRDVVDRLSERFRCHVLDLPGYGESDKYEGQEVRLRSFARVLTAFIVNQQLEKPVLIGHDFGAAAVLGAHLVEAVPVRAIAVVDGVVLSPWGTEYARLVNQAPETFNALPGYVHQAILAAHIATAAERPLSTDWKRALIAPWMGPQGQAAYHRQIQQFDFAYTDRLETLYPAMDVPTRVFWGECDQWVPPAVGRRLVELIPDAGLTLLPDAGHLAMLDTPGLLARELGQWLSEVHASG, from the coding sequence ATGCGTGAACTCACCCTTGCCCAACGTTTCAACTCCGACCAGGGCCAGATCGCCTACGACCGCTTCGGCGATGGGCCGGACGTGGTGCTGGTTCACGGCACGCCATTTCGGGGGCTGATCTGGCGCGACGTCGTCGATCGACTGAGCGAGCGCTTCCGTTGTCATGTTCTGGACCTCCCCGGTTATGGGGAGTCCGACAAATATGAAGGCCAGGAAGTCCGGCTACGCAGCTTTGCCCGGGTGCTCACCGCGTTCATAGTCAACCAGCAGCTTGAGAAGCCTGTGTTGATCGGCCACGACTTCGGCGCGGCCGCAGTGCTGGGCGCGCATCTGGTGGAAGCGGTGCCGGTGCGCGCAATTGCCGTTGTCGACGGCGTGGTCTTGAGCCCCTGGGGGACTGAATACGCACGGCTGGTGAACCAAGCGCCGGAAACGTTCAACGCCTTACCAGGCTATGTCCACCAGGCGATCCTGGCCGCCCATATCGCAACGGCGGCCGAACGCCCGCTCTCGACCGACTGGAAGCGGGCGCTGATCGCCCCGTGGATGGGCCCGCAGGGCCAAGCGGCCTATCACCGACAAATTCAGCAATTCGACTTCGCCTACACCGACCGGCTGGAGACGCTGTACCCGGCGATGGACGTGCCAACGCGGGTTTTCTGGGGCGAATGTGACCAGTGGGTCCCGCCGGCGGTCGGACGAAGGCTCGTGGAACTGATTCCCGATGCCGGCTTAACCCTGCTGCCGGATGCCGGGCACCTGGCGATGCTGGACACCCCCGGCTTGTTGGCGCGCGAGCTCGGTCAGTGGCTTAGCGAGGTGCATGCCTCGGGCTAA
- a CDS encoding type III PLP-dependent enzyme, with product MSQDLPSQAVASAVPDPRRRTRSYPDAGEVARLLQPSYPVYCLRPHVFERTARAFVEAFPGTALYAVKCNPHPAVLRALHAGGVHAFDTASLGEIARVAETFDAAECFFMHPVKPRPAIASAHRVYGVRAYVVDHIDELRKLAQQVRHDPEVTVFVRLKTVESAGAFYHLSAKFGAEDAAAAEMLAEVAHLGMKPGLAFHVGSQCLEPEAYATALEQVGAVAARAGVALSAVDVGGGFPAVYLGTQAPEIGDYMAAIRRGLDRLQLPESCRVLSEPGRALVADGQSVLVQVLLRKGSQLYINDGVYGSLSEMTAASVRYPVRLIRVEKGQVITSTAPEEIFDAHGPTCDSLDMIPKAFRLPADIREGDWIEIDRVGAYSNALATDFNGFRPDTFVEVRNEPPGGL from the coding sequence TTGAGCCAAGATCTTCCGAGTCAGGCGGTCGCCTCCGCCGTTCCTGATCCGCGGCGGCGCACGCGTAGCTACCCAGACGCGGGCGAGGTCGCTCGCCTGCTGCAACCGAGCTATCCGGTCTACTGCCTGCGTCCGCACGTGTTCGAGCGAACGGCGCGGGCCTTCGTCGAAGCTTTCCCCGGTACGGCGCTGTACGCGGTCAAGTGCAATCCGCATCCAGCCGTGCTGCGGGCGCTGCACGCGGGCGGGGTGCACGCCTTCGATACTGCGTCGCTTGGCGAGATCGCGCGGGTTGCCGAGACGTTCGACGCGGCGGAATGCTTCTTCATGCATCCGGTCAAGCCACGTCCGGCGATCGCCAGCGCTCACCGCGTCTACGGCGTCCGCGCTTACGTCGTGGATCATATCGACGAGCTGCGCAAACTCGCCCAGCAGGTGCGCCACGATCCCGAGGTGACAGTCTTTGTCCGGCTGAAGACAGTGGAGTCCGCGGGTGCGTTCTATCATCTCTCCGCCAAGTTCGGGGCGGAGGACGCGGCCGCCGCCGAGATGCTGGCGGAGGTCGCGCACCTGGGCATGAAGCCCGGACTCGCCTTCCACGTCGGCAGTCAGTGCCTGGAGCCGGAAGCCTACGCTACCGCGCTCGAGCAGGTTGGGGCCGTGGCCGCGCGGGCCGGTGTCGCGCTGTCGGCGGTCGATGTTGGTGGCGGTTTCCCGGCCGTCTACCTCGGCACGCAGGCCCCGGAGATTGGCGACTATATGGCCGCGATCCGTCGCGGTCTCGACCGGCTGCAGCTCCCTGAGAGTTGCCGCGTGCTGAGCGAGCCGGGCCGCGCGCTGGTGGCGGACGGGCAATCGGTCCTGGTGCAGGTGCTGCTGCGCAAGGGCAGTCAACTCTATATCAACGACGGGGTTTACGGCTCGCTGTCGGAGATGACGGCGGCCAGCGTGCGTTACCCGGTTCGCCTGATCCGGGTAGAGAAGGGGCAGGTGATCACCTCCACCGCGCCGGAAGAGATCTTCGACGCGCACGGCCCCACCTGCGACAGTCTGGACATGATCCCCAAGGCCTTCCGCCTGCCAGCCGACATCCGGGAAGGCGACTGGATCGAGATCGACCGTGTCGGCGCTTACTCCAACGCGCTTGCGACCGACTTCAATGGCTTCCGTCCCGATACCTTCGTCGAGGTCCGCAATGAGCCGCCCGGAGGCCTTTAG
- a CDS encoding DUF547 domain-containing protein, producing the protein MIRTIRRLVLGALLAAGAALPAAAAPEADLWPRWQDHDASATATIDHDAWAAFLDRYLVVHPTGANRVRYSAVSAANQQQLDGYLDALAQVPISRYSRPVQFAYWVNLYNALTVDVVLDHYPVDSIRDIDISPGWFSNGPWDAELITVEGTALSLNDIEHRILRPIWQDPRIHYAVNCAARGCPDLRAEPFRAATLDRQLTAAARAYVNDPRGAEVTDDGLVVSKIYTWYQADFGNSDAGVIQHLRRYAAPGLKADLDGKADLDGVSEIDDSRYDWSLNAATGDGAS; encoded by the coding sequence ATGATCCGAACGATCCGACGTCTTGTTCTGGGTGCGCTCCTCGCCGCCGGTGCTGCCCTGCCCGCCGCGGCAGCGCCTGAAGCTGACTTGTGGCCTCGCTGGCAAGACCATGACGCCAGTGCGACGGCAACGATCGATCATGACGCCTGGGCCGCCTTCCTGGACCGCTATCTGGTGGTGCACCCGACTGGCGCCAACCGCGTACGCTACAGCGCGGTGAGCGCAGCCAACCAACAGCAGCTCGACGGTTACCTCGACGCCCTGGCGCAGGTCCCGATTTCCCGATACAGCCGGCCGGTGCAGTTCGCCTATTGGGTCAACCTGTACAACGCACTCACGGTCGACGTCGTGCTGGACCACTATCCGGTGGACAGCATCCGCGACATCGACATCTCGCCCGGCTGGTTCAGCAACGGTCCCTGGGACGCGGAACTAATCACGGTCGAGGGCACGGCACTCAGCCTGAACGACATCGAGCACCGCATCCTGCGACCGATCTGGCAGGACCCGCGCATCCACTACGCGGTCAACTGCGCGGCACGCGGCTGCCCGGACCTGCGCGCCGAGCCCTTTCGCGCGGCGACGCTCGACCGGCAACTGACCGCCGCCGCCCGCGCGTACGTCAACGACCCGCGCGGCGCCGAGGTGACGGACGACGGCCTCGTCGTTTCCAAGATCTACACTTGGTATCAAGCGGACTTCGGCAACAGCGATGCCGGTGTGATCCAGCACCTGAGGCGCTACGCCGCCCCCGGGCTCAAGGCCGACCTCGACGGCAAGGCCGACCTCGACGGCGTGTCCGAGATCGATGACAGCCGTTACGACTGGTCGCTGAACGCCGCTACAGGCGACGGCGCGTCGTGA
- a CDS encoding malonyl-CoA decarboxylase has protein sequence MSEQETTVAQPSNGSAADAAERGSGLVERTLANLSVAWRDVAAGAARTVGLSVPESAPDDSRALRRLMHECLEARGGEVSARGRAAELGRRYLELDADGRRRFLKLLAHEFACDPDRVAEAIGQVQAAVDDDHRLVAEAALRRVLVPPRVKILTQFNALPDGVKFLVDLRADLLQARGDDPYMRQLEGDLRELLTSWFDVGFLDLQQITWHSPAALLEKLIAYEAVHEIRDWNDLRNRLDSDRRCFALFHPRMPDEPLAFVEVALTAEMAASVQRLLDESAPEDDPKDAKAAIFYSITNTQRGLQGISFGEYLIKQVVNHLSHELPQIETFATLSPLPGFRTWLDTAPEATLDALVEDGERKTLTRLSGQDSCRAALQVLLARSEWPDDSSVAGALQGPLRRLAARYLLARRDNGAPIDPVARFHLKNGARLERINWLGDISAKGLRQAAGVMVNYRYDLDDIEANHEAYMRESRVVLGSDVQRLLKGWKDHDGKPLRRLA, from the coding sequence ATGAGCGAACAGGAAACGACGGTCGCCCAGCCCAGCAATGGCAGCGCGGCGGACGCCGCCGAGCGTGGCTCAGGTCTGGTCGAGCGTACACTCGCCAATCTGTCGGTGGCCTGGCGCGATGTTGCGGCCGGTGCGGCCCGGACGGTCGGTCTGTCGGTGCCGGAATCCGCGCCGGACGACAGCCGCGCCCTGCGCCGGCTGATGCACGAGTGCCTGGAAGCGCGTGGCGGCGAGGTGTCGGCGCGGGGCCGGGCGGCCGAGTTGGGCCGGCGCTACCTGGAGCTGGATGCCGACGGTCGACGGCGCTTCCTGAAGCTTCTCGCGCACGAGTTCGCCTGCGACCCGGACCGGGTCGCCGAGGCGATCGGCCAGGTCCAGGCTGCCGTGGACGATGATCACCGCTTGGTCGCCGAGGCGGCCTTGCGCCGCGTCCTGGTGCCGCCGCGGGTCAAGATCCTGACTCAGTTCAACGCCTTGCCGGATGGGGTGAAGTTCTTGGTCGACCTGCGCGCGGACCTGCTTCAGGCGCGCGGCGACGACCCTTACATGCGCCAGCTGGAAGGCGACCTGCGGGAGTTGCTGACTTCCTGGTTCGATGTTGGCTTTCTCGATCTGCAGCAGATCACGTGGCATTCGCCCGCGGCGTTGCTGGAAAAGCTGATCGCCTATGAGGCGGTGCACGAGATCCGTGACTGGAACGATCTGCGCAACCGGCTGGACAGCGACCGCCGCTGCTTTGCGCTGTTCCATCCGCGCATGCCCGACGAGCCGCTCGCCTTCGTCGAGGTTGCGTTGACGGCGGAGATGGCCGCCAGCGTGCAGCGGCTACTGGACGAAAGCGCGCCGGAGGATGACCCCAAGGACGCCAAGGCGGCGATCTTTTATTCGATCACCAACACCCAGCGCGGTCTGCAAGGGATCTCCTTCGGCGAGTATTTGATCAAGCAGGTGGTGAACCACCTTTCGCACGAACTGCCGCAGATCGAGACGTTCGCGACCCTGTCGCCGTTACCGGGCTTTCGGACCTGGCTGGATACCGCGCCCGAGGCCACGCTCGACGCTCTGGTCGAGGACGGCGAGCGTAAGACGCTGACGCGGCTGAGCGGGCAGGACAGTTGTCGCGCTGCCTTGCAGGTGCTGCTGGCCCGTTCCGAGTGGCCGGACGATTCGTCCGTGGCGGGGGCCCTCCAGGGGCCGTTGCGTCGGCTGGCGGCGCGTTATCTGCTGGCCCGGCGCGACAATGGCGCCCCGATCGATCCCGTTGCACGCTTCCACCTGAAGAACGGCGCCCGTCTGGAACGGATCAACTGGCTGGGCGACATCTCCGCCAAGGGGTTGCGGCAAGCCGCCGGGGTCATGGTCAACTACCGCTACGATCTGGACGACATCGAAGCCAACCACGAAGCCTACATGCGCGAAAGCCGGGTCGTGCTGGGCAGCGACGTCCAGCGGTTGCTCAAGGGGTGGAAAGACCACGACGGCAAGCCGCTGCGCCGCTTAGCCTAA
- a CDS encoding TRAP transporter large permease encodes MSELELGLLIGAVTIFLLLLGIPVAFALGIVSLSFLVYYDGFFALEFVPDVFYGGLDSFALLSIPMFILMGGAIASSRAGADLYEAIDRWLYGVPGGLMASNIGACGIFAALSGSSPATCAAIGKMGIPEMRQRGYPASVATGSIAAGGTLGILIPPSITMIVYGIATETSIGRLFLAGLLPGAMLMALFIAWGLIDARRKGYRFVTPGMSYSLRDKLAMLPKVGPFLLIIVGILYVLYGGVATPSEAAGVGAMLCLVLVMVIYGITKGRQLWIIFRDSMKESVMILMIIAAAELFSYMMSSLFITQSLAQYIAGLDMNAYLLLACVNLFLLVAGFFLPPVAVILMTAPTLLPIITNLGFDPVWFAVMMTINLEIGLITPPVGLNLYVINGIAPDVKLPTILWGALPYMLCMVVGIILLCIFPEIALWLPEAAMGPSIQ; translated from the coding sequence ATGAGCGAGCTTGAACTGGGCCTGCTGATCGGGGCCGTGACGATCTTCCTGCTGCTGCTCGGCATTCCGGTTGCCTTCGCGCTCGGCATCGTGTCGCTGAGCTTTCTGGTCTACTACGACGGCTTCTTCGCGCTGGAGTTCGTGCCGGACGTCTTCTACGGCGGATTGGACAGTTTCGCCCTGCTGTCGATCCCGATGTTCATCCTGATGGGTGGGGCGATCGCGTCCTCGCGCGCCGGCGCCGACCTGTACGAGGCGATTGACCGCTGGCTGTACGGCGTGCCGGGTGGCCTGATGGCCTCCAACATTGGCGCGTGCGGCATCTTTGCCGCCTTGTCGGGGTCTTCGCCGGCGACCTGTGCAGCGATCGGCAAGATGGGCATCCCCGAGATGCGCCAACGCGGCTATCCGGCCAGCGTGGCGACCGGGTCGATCGCGGCGGGCGGCACGCTCGGCATCCTGATCCCGCCGTCGATCACGATGATCGTCTACGGCATCGCGACCGAGACCTCGATCGGGCGGCTCTTCCTGGCGGGCCTGCTGCCGGGCGCCATGCTGATGGCGCTGTTCATCGCCTGGGGGCTGATCGATGCGCGGCGCAAGGGCTACCGCTTCGTCACGCCGGGGATGAGCTACTCGCTGCGTGACAAGCTGGCGATGCTGCCCAAGGTCGGCCCCTTCCTGCTGATCATCGTCGGCATCCTTTACGTGCTTTACGGCGGTGTCGCGACGCCGTCGGAAGCCGCGGGCGTGGGCGCGATGCTGTGCCTGGTGCTGGTCATGGTGATCTACGGCATCACCAAGGGCCGACAGCTCTGGATCATTTTCCGGGATTCCATGAAGGAATCGGTGATGATCCTGATGATCATCGCCGCCGCCGAGTTGTTCAGCTACATGATGTCGTCGCTGTTCATCACGCAGTCTTTGGCGCAATACATCGCCGGGCTGGACATGAATGCTTACCTGCTGCTGGCGTGCGTCAACCTCTTCCTGCTGGTGGCTGGCTTCTTTCTGCCCCCGGTGGCGGTGATTTTGATGACCGCGCCCACGCTGCTGCCGATCATCACCAACCTGGGGTTCGACCCGGTGTGGTTCGCGGTGATGATGACAATCAATCTGGAGATCGGCCTGATTACCCCGCCGGTCGGCCTGAACCTCTACGTCATCAACGGGATTGCCCCGGATGTGAAGCTCCCCACGATCCTCTGGGGCGCGCTACCGTATATGCTGTGCATGGTGGTTGGCATCATCCTGCTGTGCATCTTCCCGGAGATCGCACTTTGGCTTCCCGAGGCCGCAATGGGGCCCTCGATCCAGTAG
- a CDS encoding TRAP transporter small permease has translation MDLFVVLIWRLSRACGVIAAGLLAAAVAAVCHLVFVRYVLNESAIWQHEFVTFSVIGATLIGSPYVLLKRGHVNVDLLPLYLGHHGKMALALIASLLSFGFCALLTYYGWTFWHEAWANNWRAETVWAPPLWVPYAAIPLGFGLTAVQYLADILALLTGRDLPFSSSHLEADDALEEAGSGPTLSGGRDR, from the coding sequence ATGGACCTCTTCGTCGTTTTGATCTGGCGGCTGTCGCGCGCCTGCGGCGTGATCGCCGCCGGGCTCCTGGCGGCGGCCGTCGCGGCCGTGTGCCACCTCGTCTTCGTGCGCTATGTCCTTAACGAGAGCGCGATCTGGCAGCACGAATTCGTCACCTTTTCGGTTATCGGCGCGACGCTGATTGGCAGCCCTTACGTGTTGTTGAAGCGCGGTCATGTGAACGTCGACCTGCTGCCGCTCTACCTTGGCCATCACGGCAAGATGGCGTTGGCCCTGATCGCCTCGCTGCTGTCGTTCGGGTTCTGCGCGCTGCTGACCTATTACGGCTGGACCTTCTGGCACGAGGCCTGGGCCAACAACTGGCGGGCGGAGACGGTTTGGGCGCCGCCGCTGTGGGTGCCCTACGCGGCGATCCCGCTTGGTTTCGGGCTGACGGCCGTGCAGTACTTAGCCGACATTTTGGCCTTGTTGACCGGCCGTGACTTACCGTTCTCGAGTTCGCATCTGGAAGCGGACGATGCGCTGGAAGAGGCGGGCAGCGGGCCGACACTGTCCGGAGGACGTGATCGATGA